The sequence below is a genomic window from Halococcus salsus.
GCCGAACTGGGTGTTCGGTCCGGTCTGGACGGCGCTCTACGCGCTTCAGGGTGTCGCGGCGTGGCTGGTCTGGCGGGCGGGGTTCGACCGGCGCGGGGTCCGGCTGGGCCTCGCCGCCTTCGCGGTCCAGTTCGTGCTCAACCTCGCGTGGTCGCCCGCCTTCTTCGGGCTGGAGTCGCCGGCGCTGGGGCTCGTGGTCATCGTGCCGCTCTGGGTCGCGATCGTCGCCACCATCGGGCTCTTCGCCCGGGTCGACCGCCGTGCGGCGGCGTTGCTGGTGCCGTATCTCGCGTGGGTCTCGTTCGCCACCGCGCTGAACTACGCGATCTGGACACTCAACTGAGGCGACGGCGTTGCACCGTCCCGATACGTTCAGTTCCTGAAGACGAATATTTAACACTGATTCCTCGA
It includes:
- a CDS encoding TspO/MBR family protein, producing MSITQGSQPALPDRRPLLTVAAAVAVCVVLGAAAGLVTSPQIATWYTTVEKPGFTPPNWVFGPVWTALYALQGVAAWLVWRAGFDRRGVRLGLAAFAVQFVLNLAWSPAFFGLESPALGLVVIVPLWVAIVATIGLFARVDRRAAALLVPYLAWVSFATALNYAIWTLN